The nucleotide sequence ACAATATTAATATTCCAATCAGCAATGCGGCTGCCGACAATTTCAATTGCAGGTAAGGCGTAAGCGGTGGCATTAATAATGTCGACAACCGTTGGGTTGTTAACATCAATATCTGCTTTAAGTACCAAGGCAATTTCGGCTTCAACTTTAGGCTGCATAATTGCATCAAGTGCAACCGTTTCACCATCACCAATAAACATATCCGCATAAAGCACACCAAAATCTGGTTGCTCTACACCTAATTGCTTTTGTACGCTTTTAGACGTTAGCCCAGCCTTAACCCCAACAGTTCGGCGCCCTGCTTTTTGCCAATATTGACTATTGATGTACTGCACTGCGTAGGCAGAATCCAGACACTGTTCGGGTAATAAATCTCGTACCGGCTCACAAGGCACGCCCTGTTGATAAGCCGTTCTAATATTTTTCGCAGCGTTAATTATGTCTTCACGCTCGCTTAATTGTTTAATCTTGTCTGTCATGATGATTTCCTGACTTGTTAATCTATTGTTTTGACGATTCACGTTAGCTCAAGGCGAGTTCGGCTCACTTAAAGCTTGATACAAATGTTGGTTGGTTCACTGTAGAAATTGAGCGAATGAACGCCACCTTCACGGCCAACACCAGAAAGCTTCATTCCGCCAAATGGCGTGCGTAGATCACGAAGATACCATGCGTTAACCCAACAAATACCGACATCCATTTGCTCAGCAACGCGGTGGGCACGTTGTAAATTTGTCGTCCAAACCGTTGCAGCTAAACCATAGCGACTGTCATTTGCCATATTGATCGCTTCATCTTCATCATCAAACGGTGTTATGTGACAAACAGGGCCAAACACTTCTTCTTTTACAATTTTGCTTTGTTCACTTAAACCAGTAAAAATGGTTGGTTCAACAAATGCACCATTGTCACGAGCGTCACCAAACTTAGGAACACCGCCGCCGGTGACAACTGTCGCCCCATCACTAATCGCACTTTCATAGTAAGCAACAACTTTGTCACGATGTTTATGGGAAATTACCGGCCCCATATCTGTGCTTTGATCTAACGGCCAACCAATTTTTAATTGTTCAGCTTTATCTTTTAATGCAGCAACAAACTTATCGAATATTGAGCGATGTACATACAAACGTTCGGTACATAAACAAACTTGACCGCCATTAGTAAAAACCGAACGAGCAGTACCCGCAACAGCCTCATCAAAATCGCAATCCTCAAAAATTATTCCCGCATTTTTGCCACCTAATTCAAACGACAATGCTTTTACGCCATCCGCCGAGGCTTTCATAATGGCCGAGCCTGTTCTAGATTCGCCAGTAAAGGTAACCGCGTCGACATGCTCATGTTGAGTTAGAAACTCGCCAGCCGACTGATGACCAAAGCCATGCAATAAATTAAACACACCTTTAGGAATTCCAGCATCGTGCATTACTTCGGCAAGCAACGTAGCCGTTGCTGGAGTTTCCTCCGATGGTTTAGCAACAATGACATTGCCAGCGGCCATCGCTGGCGCTAACTTCCAAGTCATTAGTAATAACGGTAAATTCCATGGTGCAATCACGGCAACCACTCCAAGCGGTTTATTAACTGCGT is from Thalassotalea crassostreae and encodes:
- a CDS encoding 2-hydroxymuconic semialdehyde dehydrogenase, which produces MNTPIPHADAVLRNYINGEFISSAMLFDNINPVDGSIINQVAEADKTMVDDAVMSAKRALKGEWGQLSVDQRCALLHKVADGIEARFDEFVAAEMADTGKSFFQATTIDIPRGAANFRIFADLAKSQSTECFHTHTQDGSKALNYAVNKPLGVVAVIAPWNLPLLLMTWKLAPAMAAGNVIVAKPSEETPATATLLAEVMHDAGIPKGVFNLLHGFGHQSAGEFLTQHEHVDAVTFTGESRTGSAIMKASADGVKALSFELGGKNAGIIFEDCDFDEAVAGTARSVFTNGGQVCLCTERLYVHRSIFDKFVAALKDKAEQLKIGWPLDQSTDMGPVISHKHRDKVVAYYESAISDGATVVTGGGVPKFGDARDNGAFVEPTIFTGLSEQSKIVKEEVFGPVCHITPFDDEDEAINMANDSRYGLAATVWTTNLQRAHRVAEQMDVGICWVNAWYLRDLRTPFGGMKLSGVGREGGVHSLNFYSEPTNICIKL
- a CDS encoding 2-keto-4-pentenoate hydratase, producing MTDKIKQLSEREDIINAAKNIRTAYQQGVPCEPVRDLLPEQCLDSAYAVQYINSQYWQKAGRRTVGVKAGLTSKSVQKQLGVEQPDFGVLYADMFIGDGETVALDAIMQPKVEAEIALVLKADIDVNNPTVVDIINATAYALPAIEIVGSRIADWNINIVDTIADNASSGLFVLGSKPVALDDLDLRLCGMVMERRGEQISTGAGQACLGNPLNAAVWLAKTFVENGAPLKAGDILLTGALGPMVAVQPGDTIETRISGLGTVRVAFAADNSKDN